The following proteins are encoded in a genomic region of Aquella oligotrophica:
- a CDS encoding ComEC/Rec2 family competence protein, with translation MFNYLALAAGIFSALFYPLISSKSLAFFILLPSITIYVFIAKQKLILSNILILKCILLILAGYSYSSLRLIHSQEELIRESIPSILLSGYLASIPVNDIKGLHAEFKITDGTFSSNKIILYFPESSNLIAGNMYLIKANLKPLDITSNIHANDYRQYLINNHISGFGYLQEILVNQGSDYSPWSQLTKIRYSTVNYLRNASQDSKYSGLMIALISGYQNLIPTSQWQLFRNTGIIHLVSISGLHITLVATIVIFLVNYILRRLPMKFTIPLQIIAIWFGLVAAFCYSIFAGFSIPTQRTFYLLLISAVLLSSRRHTPLLHKLTIAGTLVLLIDPFAGLSSSFWLSFGLVATIFMLSTAYQKSMNKVKFWFTLQFAITLVSFPISLYLFKTYSLVSIIANLWAVPLIGTVLTPLLLVTALFHITPGIALMAKALIWIMIPIEYLGKIPPYLQISPSLPTILICYLGIILFFIPKSLPYKNITGLILFCSLFMTASDKIELGRIKYIDFSSSLASISLIQTNTANILIDIPYNEDEQSQLKAINNSLLPYLQTEYISHINYFITTTSSSTIESGVINLLANNQITLDKTRPEKDAIIDGLAVNFTSSDKSFALIIKDSLENYYYFGNGINPIENNGKWKTVTLIAYPWRNPEWIYNSHIDTLIISSPSIYKNKITRITDNLNLDAKKIHDTGKNGSFSFISH, from the coding sequence ATGTTTAATTATTTGGCACTGGCAGCGGGCATTTTTAGTGCCCTATTTTATCCATTAATATCATCGAAATCACTTGCATTTTTCATCTTGCTCCCTAGCATAACTATTTACGTCTTTATCGCCAAACAAAAGCTAATTTTATCCAATATACTTATACTAAAATGCATATTATTAATCCTTGCTGGCTACAGTTATAGCTCACTTAGATTAATTCATAGCCAAGAAGAGCTTATTAGAGAATCAATACCTTCAATATTACTAAGTGGATATCTAGCATCTATACCAGTTAATGATATCAAAGGACTTCATGCAGAATTTAAAATTACGGATGGTACGTTTAGCAGTAACAAAATAATTTTATATTTTCCGGAATCATCAAATCTTATAGCTGGAAATATGTATCTGATTAAAGCAAACTTAAAGCCACTTGATATTACCTCCAATATTCATGCAAATGATTACCGCCAGTATCTTATAAATAACCACATTAGTGGATTTGGCTATTTACAAGAAATTCTCGTTAACCAGGGATCTGACTACTCGCCATGGTCTCAATTAACAAAAATACGCTATAGCACTGTCAACTATTTAAGAAATGCGAGCCAAGATAGCAAATATAGCGGACTGATGATAGCATTGATTAGTGGTTATCAAAATTTGATTCCTACTTCACAATGGCAGCTATTTCGGAATACGGGGATAATTCATTTAGTTAGTATCTCAGGATTACATATAACACTTGTTGCTACAATAGTAATATTCTTAGTTAATTATATTTTACGCCGCTTACCGATGAAATTTACCATCCCCTTGCAAATTATTGCGATCTGGTTTGGATTAGTTGCAGCTTTTTGTTATTCAATCTTTGCTGGATTTAGTATTCCTACCCAAAGAACATTCTATCTATTACTGATTAGTGCGGTATTATTAAGTTCACGAAGACACACTCCATTACTTCATAAGTTAACTATTGCCGGAACATTAGTGCTTCTAATTGATCCATTTGCTGGGTTAAGTAGTAGTTTCTGGTTATCTTTTGGTTTAGTTGCTACTATCTTTATGCTTTCTACAGCTTATCAAAAATCAATGAATAAGGTCAAATTCTGGTTCACGCTGCAATTTGCCATTACCCTAGTCAGCTTTCCAATTAGTTTGTACTTGTTTAAAACCTACTCTCTAGTTTCAATTATTGCTAATTTATGGGCTGTTCCCCTGATTGGTACAGTTTTAACTCCGCTACTATTAGTTACTGCCTTATTTCATATAACGCCAGGAATAGCTTTAATGGCAAAAGCTCTAATATGGATAATGATCCCAATTGAATACCTAGGCAAAATCCCGCCATATTTACAAATAAGCCCAAGTCTTCCAACAATTCTTATTTGTTACCTAGGAATTATCTTATTTTTTATACCTAAATCATTACCATATAAAAACATTACCGGGTTGATATTATTTTGTAGTCTATTTATGACTGCTAGCGATAAAATAGAGCTAGGACGCATAAAATACATAGATTTCTCCAGTAGTCTAGCTAGCATTAGTCTCATTCAAACCAATACTGCCAATATTCTTATTGATATACCCTATAATGAAGATGAGCAGAGTCAACTTAAAGCAATAAATAATAGTTTACTGCCATATTTACAGACCGAATATATCAGCCATATAAATTATTTCATAACAACCACTAGTAGTTCGACTATTGAAAGTGGCGTAATCAATTTACTGGCTAATAATCAGATTACTTTAGACAAAACTAGACCGGAAAAAGATGCGATAATAGATGGTCTGGCAGTTAATTTTACAAGTTCTGACAAGAGTTTTGCGTTGATAATAAAAGACTCTCTGGAAAATTACTATTACTTTGGCAACGGCATTAATCCAATTGAAAATAATGGAAAGTGGAAGACCGTTACTCTAATAGCTTATCCTTGGAGAAATCCAGAATGGATTTATAATTCGCATATTGATACGCTGATAATTAGCTCCCCTAGTATCTATAAAAACAAAATTACTCGGATTACTGATAACCTTAATCTCGATGCAAAAAAAATCCACGACACCGGTAAAAATGGGTCATTCAGCTTTATATCACATTAA
- a CDS encoding TSUP family transporter, translating into MHTFFENHLLILYVFLVLMGFLAGFIDAVAGGGGLISVPALAFTGMPIALVLGTNKLQSSIGTGVAVYKYYRDGLINFKTVYRGLLMGFVGACTGAILANIVSNQFMRYIVPFLMLGVFVFNLINKSLGVTEGKKRMGELAFFSIFGFIFGLYDAFFGPGVGNFWIIAIVFFLGYTFLNASGYAKVLNLKSNLFSLVIFIWFGKVNYTFGFIMACGQFLGGYIGAKMVILKGSKLVRPFFMAVVSINIVVLFYQMIFTNGVAAG; encoded by the coding sequence ATGCATACCTTTTTCGAGAATCATTTATTAATTCTGTATGTTTTTCTTGTTTTGATGGGCTTTCTTGCTGGATTTATTGATGCTGTAGCTGGTGGTGGTGGGCTGATAAGTGTTCCAGCGCTAGCTTTTACCGGGATGCCAATAGCTTTAGTATTGGGAACCAATAAGCTTCAAAGTAGCATTGGAACTGGAGTGGCAGTTTATAAATATTACCGCGATGGTCTGATTAACTTCAAAACGGTATATCGTGGACTCTTGATGGGGTTTGTTGGTGCCTGTACTGGTGCTATTCTTGCTAATATTGTTTCTAATCAATTTATGCGTTATATTGTTCCTTTTTTGATGTTAGGAGTATTTGTTTTTAATTTGATAAATAAATCGCTTGGTGTTACTGAAGGTAAAAAAAGAATGGGAGAACTAGCATTCTTTTCAATTTTTGGCTTTATTTTTGGTCTTTATGATGCTTTTTTTGGTCCTGGAGTTGGTAATTTCTGGATTATTGCTATAGTTTTTTTCTTGGGCTATACTTTTTTAAATGCTTCAGGCTATGCCAAAGTATTAAATCTTAAGAGTAATTTATTTTCGCTGGTGATTTTTATCTGGTTTGGGAAGGTTAATTACACATTTGGTTTTATTATGGCTTGTGGTCAGTTTCTTGGCGGATATATTGGTGCCAAAATGGTTATTCTTAAAGGTTCAAAACTGGTCCGTCCATTTTTTATGGCAGTTGTATCAATAAATATTGTTGTGTTATTTTATCAAATGATTTTTACTAATGGAGTTGCAGCAGGTTAA